In Mariluticola halotolerans, one DNA window encodes the following:
- a CDS encoding TRAP transporter large permease, with amino-acid sequence MTAVVFLVSLFGAIGIGVPIAFSLLVCAIAMMLLMGNLDAQIMAQKLIDGADSYPLMAIPFFLLAGEFMNAGGLSRRIVNVALALFGHFRGGLGYVVIGTGLLLASLSGSAIADTATLAVMLIPLMREAGYQVGRSAGLMAATGIIAPIIPPSVGFVVLGVTANISIVRLFMAGIVPGLLMASSLVIAWWFISRRDNVTVLPKQSSREVRKAFREAIWALFLPLIIIGGLRFGIFTPTEAGVVAAVYALAISLLIYREMTPKALYYAILNAGRMTAVIMILVAASMVTAFLITIASLPAQLMSVLSPFMGSPILLMAVIVLTVFAIGMVLDFTPAITILVPVLLPIIKAAGIDPIYFGVMFIMTAAVGMITPPVGAVLNTVCGVSRISMDQAVKGVLPFLLAEILVLVLLVLFPAIVTVPASLFN; translated from the coding sequence GTGACGGCAGTTGTTTTTCTGGTTTCGCTTTTCGGCGCCATTGGCATTGGCGTGCCTATAGCTTTTTCGCTGTTGGTCTGTGCCATCGCCATGATGTTGCTTATGGGCAATCTCGATGCCCAGATCATGGCACAAAAGCTTATCGATGGCGCGGATAGCTACCCTTTGATGGCTATTCCCTTTTTCCTGCTCGCTGGCGAGTTCATGAACGCGGGTGGGCTGTCACGGCGCATCGTCAATGTCGCCTTGGCGCTTTTTGGTCATTTCCGGGGTGGCCTCGGCTATGTGGTCATTGGTACCGGTCTGCTGCTGGCAAGCCTTTCTGGTTCCGCAATCGCTGACACGGCGACCCTCGCTGTGATGCTTATTCCCCTTATGCGCGAGGCTGGTTATCAGGTGGGCCGGTCGGCAGGTCTCATGGCGGCAACTGGTATTATCGCGCCGATTATTCCGCCTTCCGTAGGTTTCGTGGTGCTGGGCGTTACAGCCAATATATCCATCGTTCGCCTGTTCATGGCTGGCATCGTGCCCGGTTTGCTTATGGCATCGAGCCTGGTCATTGCGTGGTGGTTCATTTCCCGCCGCGATAACGTGACTGTTCTACCCAAGCAGTCCAGTCGCGAGGTCCGTAAGGCTTTTCGCGAGGCTATCTGGGCGCTGTTTCTGCCCTTGATCATCATTGGTGGTCTGCGTTTTGGTATCTTCACGCCAACGGAAGCCGGCGTGGTTGCCGCAGTCTATGCGCTTGCGATCAGTCTTCTGATTTATCGCGAGATGACGCCAAAGGCGCTTTATTACGCCATTTTGAACGCTGGTCGCATGACCGCCGTGATCATGATCCTTGTCGCTGCATCCATGGTGACTGCCTTTCTGATCACCATCGCCAGCTTGCCCGCGCAGCTCATGTCGGTTTTGAGTCCTTTCATGGGGTCGCCCATTCTCTTGATGGCGGTGATCGTGCTCACTGTCTTCGCTATCGGGATGGTGCTCGATTTTACGCCGGCAATTACAATTCTGGTTCCGGTGCTGTTGCCGATCATAAAGGCGGCAGGCATCGACCCGATCTATTTCGGCGTGATGTTCATCATGACAGCAGCGGTGGGCATGATTACGCCCCCCGTTGGCGCTGTTCTCAATACCGTTTGCGGTGTCAGCCGTATCAGCATGGATCAGGCTGTGAAGGGCGTATTGCCGTTCCTGCTCGCCGAAATCCTGGTGCTGGTTTTGCTCGTGCTGTTCCCAGCCATCGTCACTGTGCCCGCATCCTTGTTCAACTAG
- a CDS encoding NAD-dependent succinate-semialdehyde dehydrogenase — MSSATAQSSSRSGNLDCSSYARGLYINGKWLPGKGIPVTDPSSGNVIAEVADGSVDDARAAVDAAAAAAGGWRATSPRNRAQILLKCFDLMMQRQDELAYLISLENGKSLADARGEVAYAAEFFRWYAEEGVRISGEFMTSPGGGNRIIVDYEPIGIAVLITPWNFPAAMATRKIAPALAAGCTVVLKPASETPLTAYALAALYSEAGVPDGVVNVLTTTNPGTVTAAMLNDSRVRKLSFTGSTGVGRLLLAEASKSVLSCSMELGGNAPFIVFDDADLDAALDGAMVAKMRNGGEACTAANRFLVQDGIYDRFVAGLTARMKALKVGPGTEPDTECGPMITRKAIDKIEALVSDAVDRGAKVELGGKALDREGYFYPPTVLSNVSHDADMAKDEIFGPVAAVYRFGTADEAVAMANDTEYGLAAYIYTQDIRKGMAISSRIETGMIGLNRGLVSDPAGPFGGTKQSGLGREGSHHGVIEFMEAKYIATSL; from the coding sequence ATGTCTTCTGCAACTGCCCAATCATCATCTCGTTCCGGGAACCTGGATTGCTCGTCTTATGCGCGGGGGCTCTATATCAATGGCAAATGGCTGCCGGGAAAGGGCATTCCTGTTACCGACCCCTCTTCAGGCAATGTCATTGCTGAAGTGGCAGACGGCTCGGTCGACGATGCACGTGCGGCTGTCGACGCGGCAGCCGCAGCTGCTGGCGGTTGGCGGGCGACATCGCCGCGAAACCGTGCCCAGATCCTATTGAAATGCTTCGACTTGATGATGCAACGTCAGGATGAGCTTGCCTATCTGATCTCACTCGAGAATGGGAAGTCTCTCGCCGATGCGCGCGGGGAGGTTGCTTATGCTGCCGAATTCTTCCGGTGGTACGCAGAAGAAGGGGTGCGTATATCCGGGGAATTCATGACGTCGCCAGGTGGCGGTAATCGCATTATCGTCGATTACGAACCCATTGGTATAGCTGTATTGATTACGCCCTGGAATTTTCCGGCGGCCATGGCCACGCGCAAGATTGCGCCGGCGCTCGCGGCTGGGTGTACAGTGGTGCTCAAGCCTGCCAGCGAGACGCCACTCACCGCCTATGCACTTGCGGCGCTTTATTCAGAAGCCGGTGTGCCTGACGGTGTGGTCAATGTTTTGACGACGACGAATCCCGGCACGGTCACTGCAGCAATGCTGAATGATTCCCGCGTGCGCAAACTTTCGTTTACAGGCTCGACCGGCGTGGGCCGTCTCTTGCTTGCGGAGGCTTCCAAGTCTGTTTTGAGTTGTTCCATGGAACTTGGTGGCAACGCGCCATTTATCGTTTTTGATGATGCCGATCTCGACGCCGCGCTTGACGGCGCCATGGTTGCGAAGATGCGTAATGGCGGTGAGGCGTGCACGGCGGCCAATCGTTTTCTGGTTCAGGATGGCATTTATGACCGGTTCGTCGCGGGGCTGACCGCGCGCATGAAGGCGCTCAAAGTCGGGCCGGGCACTGAACCCGATACCGAATGCGGACCGATGATTACCCGCAAGGCCATCGATAAAATAGAAGCGCTGGTTTCGGACGCGGTTGATCGGGGCGCCAAGGTGGAGCTGGGCGGTAAGGCTCTGGACCGGGAGGGATATTTTTATCCACCGACGGTTCTCAGCAATGTTTCGCATGACGCCGACATGGCAAAAGATGAAATCTTTGGCCCTGTGGCTGCTGTCTATCGCTTTGGCACCGCTGATGAGGCAGTTGCGATGGCCAATGATACCGAATACGGTCTGGCAGCCTATATTTATACTCAGGATATCCGCAAAGGCATGGCGATTTCGTCCCGAATAGAAACCGGCATGATTGGTCTCAATCGCGGATTGGTCTCAGATCCCGCAGGGCCGTTTGGTGGCACCAAGCAGAGTGGTCTCGGACGGGAAGGGTCACATCACGGCGTGATTGAATTCATGGAAGCCAAGTATATAGCGACTAGTCTTTGA
- a CDS encoding iron-containing alcohol dehydrogenase gives MSLITYLTEIEFGAGSVGELQKHLARLEIRRPLIISDHGIKAAGLLDKVMRQIAADGPVFLDVPTNPTEAATQAAAQVYAANQCDGLLAIGGGSPIDLAKGVALMATHGGSLATYALIEGGLQAITDKVAPVIAIPTTAGTGAEVGRAALITLDDGRKLGFVSPHLIPKCAICDPEFTVAMPQSLTAATALDALSHCLETYLSPRYNPPADAIALDGAVRIWNNVETAYNNGADLKARTELMMGSLQGGLTFQKGLGAIHALSHAMGGLGALQLHHGTLNAILLPGVMRLNRDAALEKMERIEEALGLENGALPRALADLNERLAIPKGLRTLGVTEQHIDYIIERALADHSHATNPVPLTADQYRHLILETMI, from the coding sequence ATGTCGTTAATCACATATCTCACGGAAATCGAGTTTGGCGCTGGCAGTGTTGGCGAGCTTCAAAAGCATCTTGCACGTCTGGAAATCAGGCGTCCTCTGATCATCAGTGATCACGGCATCAAGGCTGCAGGTCTGCTTGACAAGGTGATGAGACAGATTGCGGCTGACGGACCGGTCTTTCTTGATGTGCCCACCAACCCGACGGAGGCCGCGACGCAAGCTGCCGCCCAAGTTTACGCCGCCAATCAGTGTGATGGTCTTTTGGCGATTGGCGGCGGGTCGCCGATTGATCTGGCGAAAGGCGTTGCGCTGATGGCGACGCATGGCGGTTCGCTGGCGACTTATGCGCTCATTGAGGGTGGATTGCAGGCGATCACCGACAAAGTGGCTCCTGTCATTGCCATTCCCACTACCGCTGGTACGGGGGCAGAAGTGGGCCGGGCAGCGCTCATCACGCTCGATGACGGGCGAAAGCTGGGCTTTGTAAGCCCGCACCTAATCCCTAAATGTGCTATTTGCGACCCTGAATTCACCGTTGCCATGCCGCAGTCATTGACGGCCGCAACAGCGCTTGATGCGCTGTCTCATTGCCTTGAGACCTATTTATCGCCGCGATATAATCCGCCAGCCGATGCGATAGCGCTCGATGGTGCTGTGCGGATATGGAACAATGTCGAAACGGCTTACAATAATGGTGCCGACCTGAAAGCCCGCACCGAGCTGATGATGGGGTCGCTTCAGGGTGGTTTGACCTTTCAGAAGGGCCTCGGTGCCATTCATGCGCTGTCCCATGCTATGGGGGGATTGGGCGCACTGCAATTGCATCACGGCACCCTTAACGCCATTCTCCTGCCCGGCGTTATGCGTCTTAATCGTGATGCAGCGCTTGAAAAAATGGAACGGATTGAAGAAGCCTTGGGTCTCGAGAACGGGGCGCTGCCGCGCGCTCTTGCCGACCTGAATGAACGTCTTGCTATCCCCAAAGGGCTTCGCACGCTGGGTGTGACCGAGCAGCATATTGATTATATTATTGAGCGGGCTCTGGCGGATCACAGCCATGCAACCAATCCGGTTCCGCTCACAGCAGACCAGTACCGGCACCTGATCCTCGAAACCATGATCTAA
- a CDS encoding LysR family transcriptional regulator, giving the protein MIPSLESIATRLRLRHFRLLIAIDEHGSLLKAAESVAISQPGATKALQEVEEAVGAALFVRTNRGLRPNELGHCIIRYARLIYQDLAHLREEMEGILDGHGGRLAVGTIMGAVPLLTDHLTQLLELQPAMRIELVEDTSAHLLDLLDSGRIEIAICRTSVSARPEAYLASRIWEEQLAIVANAGHPLTGKQARLGDLASSTWIVYAANMPMRRYLEQEFQTQGLRFPTELIETTSAFATLSLLQRNPDFVALLSTEVAQVLSRTQTTTILSVDLPARSEPYYLVQRRDRSLSPAARLLSQQLIDLPRNTSQISRPPQNI; this is encoded by the coding sequence ATGATACCCAGCCTGGAATCTATAGCTACGCGCCTTCGGCTACGTCATTTCCGGCTACTGATAGCGATAGATGAACACGGTTCGTTGCTAAAGGCTGCTGAAAGCGTCGCAATTAGTCAGCCCGGCGCAACGAAAGCGCTACAGGAAGTGGAAGAAGCGGTCGGCGCTGCCCTGTTCGTCCGGACAAACCGGGGCCTCAGACCAAACGAACTTGGCCATTGCATCATCAGATATGCACGTTTGATCTACCAGGATTTAGCGCACCTTCGCGAAGAAATGGAAGGGATTCTTGATGGTCACGGGGGCAGACTCGCAGTGGGCACAATCATGGGCGCTGTGCCGCTTTTGACTGATCATTTGACGCAACTGCTGGAATTGCAGCCTGCAATGCGCATTGAACTGGTTGAAGACACCAGCGCGCATCTGCTCGATTTGCTCGATAGCGGCCGTATCGAAATCGCCATTTGCAGAACGAGTGTGAGCGCTAGGCCCGAAGCCTATTTGGCCAGCCGTATCTGGGAAGAACAATTGGCGATTGTCGCCAACGCAGGCCACCCTCTGACTGGCAAACAAGCGCGGCTTGGCGACCTGGCCTCAAGCACGTGGATTGTCTATGCCGCCAACATGCCGATGCGGCGCTATCTTGAACAGGAATTCCAGACCCAGGGACTAAGATTCCCCACCGAACTGATAGAAACGACGTCCGCCTTTGCAACATTATCGCTGCTGCAGCGAAATCCGGATTTCGTAGCCCTTCTGTCTACCGAAGTCGCTCAGGTTCTCAGCCGCACCCAAACCACCACGATATTGTCCGTTGATCTTCCTGCCAGAAGCGAACCCTATTATCTCGTTCAGCGACGGGACCGCAGCCTGTCGCCTGCAGCGCGCCTGCTCAGCCAGCAACTGATAGACCTGCCCCGAAATACGAGCCAGATATCGCGCCCGCCACAAAACATCTAG
- a CDS encoding iron-containing alcohol dehydrogenase produces MNMFSALRAPREIVFGAGQRACLAAIAQQLGKRALVCSDARLAAEPVFEEIISSLRSSGMVVEIESGVLPDVPVDSCLASAERARSFAPDVVIGVGGGSCIDHAKCVALLLKHGGEPQDYYGEFKVPGPVLPIIAIPTTAGTGSEVTPVAVLSDAGRLMKVGISSPHLIPAAAICDPELTVTCPKGLTAAAGADALTHAIEAFTAIRRAPVVGMAQERVFIGKTAITDHFARLAIQTLFSNLERAYTQGDDLAAREQVMLGALMAGLAFGTAGTAAAHAIQYPVGAATHTAHGDGVACVLPYVMRFNLEATPDVFAEIGRMIGLQGNEDIELGKKAVDAVAKLFAAVGIPSSLKALGLAEDKLEWAGDQALGVSRLIDNNPRQIDAAAMTALMRAAYEGDFAPIESVTT; encoded by the coding sequence ATGAATATGTTTAGTGCCCTGCGGGCACCAAGGGAGATTGTTTTTGGGGCAGGGCAGAGGGCTTGCCTTGCGGCAATCGCACAACAATTGGGTAAGCGGGCGCTTGTCTGCTCAGACGCGCGGCTTGCCGCCGAGCCGGTATTTGAGGAGATTATAAGCTCGTTGCGTTCAAGCGGCATGGTTGTTGAAATTGAGTCCGGTGTGCTGCCAGACGTGCCTGTTGACTCCTGTCTGGCTTCTGCAGAGCGCGCGCGCAGTTTTGCGCCTGATGTCGTGATCGGCGTTGGTGGCGGCAGTTGTATAGATCACGCCAAGTGTGTTGCCTTGCTGCTCAAGCATGGGGGTGAGCCCCAGGACTATTACGGTGAGTTCAAGGTTCCGGGACCGGTTCTGCCGATCATTGCCATTCCGACAACTGCGGGTACCGGGTCGGAAGTAACCCCTGTGGCCGTTCTGTCCGATGCGGGCCGTTTGATGAAGGTTGGAATATCCAGCCCTCATCTTATTCCGGCGGCTGCGATATGTGATCCTGAACTGACGGTGACCTGCCCGAAAGGTTTGACGGCTGCGGCCGGTGCCGACGCGCTGACCCACGCTATAGAAGCGTTTACGGCCATCAGGCGCGCGCCGGTTGTCGGCATGGCGCAAGAACGCGTGTTTATCGGCAAGACGGCGATAACTGACCATTTTGCGCGACTGGCAATCCAGACGCTTTTTTCGAATCTTGAGCGTGCATATACGCAGGGCGATGATCTTGCCGCGCGTGAGCAGGTTATGCTTGGCGCGCTTATGGCGGGTCTTGCTTTCGGCACCGCTGGAACGGCGGCTGCCCACGCGATTCAGTATCCTGTCGGCGCGGCTACCCATACCGCTCATGGCGACGGTGTTGCGTGTGTGCTGCCTTATGTCATGCGGTTCAATTTAGAGGCAACGCCTGACGTCTTCGCTGAAATCGGTCGCATGATCGGATTGCAGGGAAATGAGGATATCGAGCTTGGCAAGAAGGCTGTTGATGCTGTTGCCAAGCTGTTTGCTGCCGTCGGCATTCCATCCAGCCTCAAGGCTCTTGGGCTGGCTGAAGACAAACTTGAATGGGCCGGCGACCAGGCTCTCGGTGTTTCGCGTCTTATCGACAATAACCCCAGACAGATCGATGCCGCAGCTATGACGGCACTGATGCGTGCTGCCTACGAGGGCGATTTCGCGCCGATTGAATCTGTTACGACTTAG
- a CDS encoding alpha/beta hydrolase — MADFDGYVADYQARSHHARASLRHSLNLAYGEEEGARVDLFFPEDAAPAAPIHLFIHGGYWRMFDKSDFSFVAETVCAAGGIAAIMNYDLMPRVRMDAVVRQVRQCANWLVERASAFGGDPGKFTVSGHSAGGHLSYFLLTEDSPVRPSDVLALSGIYDLSPLRQSFLQPDLKFTDDEITQFSPLNLASDGSAAMTLMVGEAETSPFHQQATALRQRMQEEGCRASHQVVEGANHMSIVADLGRADTIPGRYLRGMIA; from the coding sequence GTGGCTGATTTTGATGGCTATGTGGCCGATTATCAGGCCCGAAGCCATCATGCCCGCGCGTCTCTGCGTCATTCGCTCAATCTTGCCTATGGAGAGGAAGAGGGCGCTCGCGTGGATCTTTTCTTTCCGGAAGATGCAGCGCCCGCCGCGCCCATCCACCTTTTTATCCATGGTGGATACTGGCGGATGTTTGACAAGTCTGACTTTTCGTTCGTCGCGGAGACTGTTTGTGCGGCGGGCGGCATTGCCGCGATCATGAATTATGACCTCATGCCTCGGGTGCGTATGGATGCTGTTGTCCGGCAGGTCCGGCAGTGCGCCAATTGGCTTGTCGAGCGGGCCAGCGCGTTTGGGGGCGACCCGGGAAAATTTACGGTGTCCGGCCATTCCGCAGGCGGCCATTTGAGCTATTTTCTTCTGACGGAAGATAGTCCTGTGCGCCCCAGTGACGTTCTCGCTTTGAGCGGCATCTATGATCTTTCTCCTTTGCGGCAGTCTTTTCTCCAGCCTGACCTGAAGTTTACTGATGACGAGATCACCCAGTTTTCACCGTTGAATCTGGCTAGTGACGGGTCGGCGGCGATGACCCTGATGGTGGGAGAAGCGGAGACCTCTCCTTTCCATCAGCAGGCAACAGCCTTGAGGCAAAGAATGCAGGAAGAGGGGTGTCGCGCATCGCATCAGGTCGTCGAGGGTGCAAACCATATGAGTATTGTTGCAGACCTCGGGCGGGCCGACACTATTCCGGGACGTTATCTGCGTGGCATGATTGCCTAG
- a CDS encoding TRAP transporter substrate-binding protein, with the protein MKKLLAALAVSTILGVASAASAQEAKLGYVPIEAHPVGQGSIRFAELVAEKTEGRVTIQTFGNGVLGNEPQMQSSLQGGFLDVMVGPTSNLVGTIPEFLIFDLPFFYADFNAVDAVMDGAVGDALFAKLDDMGLVGLAYWDNGFRHMTNAIRPINTVEDMAGLKIRVIPNPLFISTFEAVGTNPVPLPYPELYNALESHTVDAQETPVGLIYASKFYEVQDHLALTGHVYTPYVLLASKRWFDGLSEQDQQLVLEAAQESAEYQRSLSRDDADRLTGLLQEEGMEVTRLSEEEMAKLRDAVAPVVAEFSETIGVDLVEQARADMAAAK; encoded by the coding sequence ATGAAGAAACTTTTGGCCGCATTGGCCGTGAGCACCATCCTTGGTGTCGCTTCGGCCGCATCAGCCCAGGAAGCCAAGTTGGGATATGTGCCCATCGAAGCGCATCCGGTCGGGCAGGGGTCGATCCGGTTCGCTGAACTGGTTGCTGAAAAGACCGAAGGCCGCGTTACCATCCAGACTTTTGGCAATGGCGTTCTGGGTAACGAGCCACAGATGCAGTCCTCGCTGCAAGGTGGATTTCTTGACGTCATGGTCGGCCCGACCTCCAACCTTGTTGGCACTATCCCGGAATTCCTGATCTTTGATCTGCCGTTCTTTTACGCTGACTTCAACGCTGTTGATGCGGTGATGGACGGTGCTGTGGGCGATGCACTTTTCGCCAAGCTCGACGATATGGGGCTTGTCGGCCTTGCCTATTGGGACAATGGCTTCCGTCACATGACCAACGCGATCCGGCCTATCAACACGGTTGAAGATATGGCTGGCCTTAAAATCCGCGTGATTCCGAACCCTTTGTTTATCAGCACGTTTGAAGCGGTTGGCACCAATCCTGTGCCGTTGCCTTATCCAGAGCTCTACAATGCGCTGGAAAGCCATACCGTTGATGCACAGGAAACCCCTGTGGGGCTGATCTATGCTTCGAAGTTCTATGAAGTGCAGGACCATCTCGCGCTGACCGGGCATGTTTATACGCCTTACGTGCTGCTGGCGAGCAAGCGCTGGTTCGATGGTTTGTCCGAGCAAGATCAGCAACTCGTTCTGGAAGCTGCCCAGGAGTCTGCTGAATACCAACGCTCCCTTTCACGCGATGACGCCGACCGTCTGACAGGCTTGCTGCAGGAAGAAGGTATGGAAGTAACGCGTCTCTCTGAAGAAGAAATGGCCAAGCTGCGCGATGCAGTGGCTCCGGTCGTGGCTGAATTCTCAGAAACGATCGGCGTCGATCTGGTCGAACAGGCGCGTGCTGATATGGCCGCCGCCAAATAA
- the araD1 gene encoding AraD1 family protein codes for MRLIQFETTNGKRAVGVVSPDGIAQINDVASTRDLALDAIRHKQKIVDRVAVLGTGEIHDYDALIEAGRVLAPLDHPDTAHCIIAGTGLTHIGSAASRSKMHESTADADEAELNDTMKMFKWGVEGGKPDNGGPGVQPEWFYKGDGSIIARPGADLPVPSFADDEGEEPEVVGLYVIGDDAVPYRVGFAIGNEATDHVMEKKNYLYLAHSKLRCCSYGPELRVGDLPSNVEGTARIRRDGEVIWEKPFPTGEDNMSHSIANLEYHHFKYNQFLNPGDVHVQFLGTSVASFADGVVTKDGDVFEIDIPEFGRPLINGTRRVEETVKMASIKAL; via the coding sequence ATGCGTCTAATTCAGTTCGAAACCACTAATGGCAAGCGTGCGGTGGGTGTTGTATCGCCCGATGGCATCGCGCAGATCAACGATGTCGCGTCAACGCGCGACCTGGCGCTTGACGCAATCCGCCACAAGCAAAAGATTGTGGATCGCGTTGCAGTCCTTGGTACTGGTGAGATCCATGATTATGACGCGCTTATCGAGGCAGGCCGCGTGCTCGCGCCGCTCGATCATCCGGATACCGCGCATTGCATCATCGCCGGTACCGGCCTTACGCATATCGGTAGTGCCGCCTCGCGCAGCAAAATGCACGAATCCACGGCCGATGCCGATGAGGCTGAGCTCAATGATACAATGAAGATGTTCAAATGGGGCGTTGAGGGTGGCAAGCCGGACAATGGTGGCCCGGGCGTTCAGCCAGAATGGTTTTACAAAGGGGATGGTTCGATCATCGCGCGTCCAGGCGCCGACCTGCCGGTTCCCAGCTTTGCAGATGATGAAGGCGAGGAGCCCGAGGTTGTGGGGCTGTATGTGATCGGTGACGATGCAGTGCCCTATCGCGTGGGTTTTGCGATTGGCAACGAAGCGACTGACCATGTCATGGAAAAGAAGAACTATCTGTATCTGGCACACTCAAAGTTGCGGTGTTGCTCTTACGGTCCTGAACTGCGCGTCGGCGATTTGCCGTCTAACGTTGAAGGGACCGCGCGTATCCGGCGTGATGGCGAAGTGATCTGGGAAAAGCCGTTCCCGACCGGGGAAGACAACATGTCCCACTCGATCGCCAACCTTGAATATCATCACTTCAAGTACAACCAGTTCCTCAATCCTGGCGATGTGCATGTTCAGTTTCTCGGTACATCGGTCGCGTCATTCGCTGACGGGGTTGTGACCAAAGATGGCGACGTTTTTGAGATCGATATCCCTGAGTTTGGTCGTCCGCTGATCAATGGGACACGGCGCGTGGAAGAAACCGTCAAAATGGCTTCGATTAAGGCGCTATAG
- a CDS encoding ROK family protein, which yields MRDLLEGNWVLEVGQQKGNIGRSPTNYKLNGKRAYVWGGDLGGTKLRIAIADLSGEIVAEAIEPTVRDGGEAVIAQISRLTQSLARGQQLPFNQISCGALGVPGSYDRQSGRLSLVSNIGGLDDLNFERALGDEMGMRVFVENDVTLAAKGEIWRGNPRSTGSFAFLAMGTGVGLGLVSDGAIVRGAHGAAGEIAWLPVSGDPFDSRNHRAGTLENAISSQAILERYHAASGNAGVSMIELFERLAANEPAARWVLGETARSLAVAIVAIRAIFDPEVVVFGGGIGTRPELIELVREALAGCMPDPLPIEASRLGARAGQLGAIAMAIDHFHETLFSDLAVSSAD from the coding sequence ATGCGGGACCTGCTCGAGGGCAACTGGGTTCTCGAGGTCGGGCAGCAAAAGGGAAATATCGGACGCAGCCCCACCAATTATAAGTTGAATGGCAAACGCGCTTACGTTTGGGGCGGGGATCTGGGGGGCACCAAGCTGCGGATTGCCATTGCAGACCTGTCGGGCGAAATCGTAGCTGAAGCGATCGAGCCGACGGTTCGTGACGGTGGGGAGGCTGTTATCGCCCAAATTTCCCGCCTTACACAATCTCTGGCGCGCGGTCAGCAGTTACCGTTCAATCAGATCTCCTGCGGCGCTTTGGGCGTGCCGGGTTCCTATGATCGGCAAAGTGGCCGGCTGAGCCTTGTGTCCAACATTGGCGGGCTGGACGATTTGAATTTTGAGCGTGCGCTGGGCGACGAAATGGGAATGCGGGTCTTTGTCGAGAACGACGTAACCCTGGCCGCTAAAGGTGAAATTTGGCGCGGCAATCCACGTTCAACCGGCAGCTTTGCCTTTCTCGCAATGGGCACTGGTGTTGGCCTCGGCCTCGTTTCCGACGGTGCTATTGTCCGTGGCGCACATGGTGCTGCCGGTGAAATTGCGTGGCTCCCAGTCTCAGGCGACCCCTTTGATAGCCGCAACCATCGTGCGGGCACGTTGGAAAACGCCATCTCTAGCCAGGCAATTCTCGAACGTTATCACGCAGCAAGCGGCAATGCCGGCGTATCGATGATCGAACTTTTTGAGCGTCTGGCGGCCAATGAGCCTGCTGCCCGTTGGGTACTTGGAGAAACAGCACGATCCCTGGCTGTCGCCATCGTTGCCATTCGGGCAATTTTCGACCCCGAGGTGGTGGTCTTTGGCGGGGGCATCGGCACAAGACCTGAGCTGATTGAACTTGTGCGAGAAGCTCTGGCGGGTTGCATGCCCGACCCGCTGCCGATCGAGGCAAGCCGCCTCGGCGCACGCGCCGGGCAACTGGGCGCCATCGCCATGGCGATAGACCATTTCCACGAAACATTGTTCAGTGATTTGGCTGTAAGCAGCGCAGATTAA
- a CDS encoding TRAP transporter small permease yields MPKPLEWLFKLFEVLVVLGMSVMGLMVFWNVVLRYGFNSGIPFSVEVSRLIFVWIVFLGSIIALAQGMHMSVDSLVARLPRPLRILCFLVSHGLMLWCCWLIWQGSWVQTLLNWKNKAPISGISVGTMYAAGLVASGCMALVLLVNLWRSLRGDLPPTWSGKDRFADETTDIQENRS; encoded by the coding sequence ATGCCGAAACCGCTCGAGTGGCTTTTCAAGCTTTTCGAAGTTCTTGTCGTTTTAGGCATGAGCGTTATGGGCCTGATGGTCTTCTGGAACGTCGTGCTGCGTTACGGTTTCAATTCCGGCATACCCTTCTCCGTCGAAGTATCGCGTCTCATATTTGTCTGGATCGTTTTCCTCGGGTCGATCATTGCCTTGGCGCAAGGCATGCACATGAGTGTCGACTCGCTCGTGGCGCGTCTGCCGCGTCCGCTCCGCATTCTGTGCTTTCTTGTCAGTCACGGTCTGATGCTCTGGTGTTGCTGGCTTATCTGGCAGGGCAGTTGGGTGCAGACGCTGCTGAACTGGAAAAACAAAGCCCCCATTTCAGGAATTTCCGTAGGCACGATGTATGCAGCGGGACTGGTTGCTTCCGGATGTATGGCATTGGTCCTTCTAGTTAACCTTTGGCGGTCCCTGCGCGGCGATCTGCCACCCACATGGTCGGGCAAGGACCGGTTTGCGGACGAAACTACCGATATCCAGGAGAACCGGTCGTGA